Proteins found in one Micromonospora sp. WMMD1082 genomic segment:
- the hrpA gene encoding ATP-dependent RNA helicase HrpA: MPAAPATHAAQPAEPKQAAQPEQAPQAEAAAAGATSLRELQRRLSPLMFRDQRQLRRRLDGLRRLRDPQRRDAALTEITADVAAAEARLERRRGAVPAITYPAQLPVSERKDDIAAAIRDHQVVIVAGETGSGKTTQLPKICLELGRGVHGLIGHTQPRRLAARTVADRIAEELGGELGDVVGYKVRFTDQVGENSLVKLMTDGILLAELQTDRMLRQYDTLIIDEAHERSLNIDFILGYLRQLLPRRPDLKVIITSATIETDRFARHFAGPPTAEHPDGEPAPVVEVSGRTYPVEVRYRPLVEVTDDADSDEENVRDQIEAIGDAVEELATEGPGDILVFLSGEREIRDTADALGKLVGNRPALRNTEILPLYARLSVAEQHRVFATHGGRRVVLATNVAETSLTVPGIKYVVDPGTARISRYSQRLKVQRLPIEPVSQASANQRKGRCGRTSDGICIRLYDEQDFAARPEFTDPEILRTNLASVILQMTAIGLGDIAAFPFIDPPDRRNITDGVNLLHELGALDAAETDPDRRLTPLGRRLAQLPVDPRLARMVLAGERNGCATEVMVIAAALSIQDPRERPADKQAQADQAHARFADKESDFVAYLNLWRHLREQQRALSSSAFRRMCRAEYLNYLRVREWQDIVSQLRQVLRTPNADLPEEIDTPKVHQSLLPGLLSHVGLKDAQKHEYLGARGAKFALFPGSALFRKPPRWVMAAELVETSRLWGRVNGRIEPEWVEPLAQHLVKRSYSEPHWEKKQAAVMAYEKVTLFGVPLVTSRKVNFGRIDPVLSRELFIRHALVEGDWSTHHPFWRDNQRLLTEVAELENRARRRDILVDDETIFQFYDERIPAEVVSGRHFDSWWKQARRERPELLTFTRELLVNAGRGGWDGADYPDEWRADGVALPLTYTFEPGTPTDGVTVDIPLPLLNQVPAESFDWQVPGLREDLVIALIRSLPKPVRRNFVPVPDFARAALAAITPGEEPLLDALTRQLRRMTGVTVPRDAWDVGKLPPHLRVTFRVLGDDDQPVAEGKDLPALQRQLTAEVRQVVAAAAPDVARSGLTGWEIGTLPRTIEQVRAGYAVTAYPALVDEGATVGVRVFDSPAEQEAAHWAGTRRLLRLTVPSPAKFLQGRLSNEAKLALSRNPHGGVQALIEDAASAAIDKLISDAGGPVWDAEGFAALREKVRADLVDTVVEVMDRVRAVLAAAYGVQQRLGATKNLAVVAALADIRGQLTGLVHAGFVTEAGYARLPDLLRYLTAIERRLDRLPGNPARDKSQQDRIAVVQREYDEMLAALPPARRSATPVRQIRWMIEELRVNVFAQALGTPYPVSEQRIYRAMDDAESG, encoded by the coding sequence ATGCCGGCAGCACCAGCCACGCACGCTGCCCAGCCCGCGGAGCCCAAGCAGGCCGCCCAGCCCGAACAGGCTCCGCAGGCCGAGGCCGCGGCCGCCGGGGCCACATCGTTGCGTGAGTTGCAGCGGCGGCTGTCGCCGCTGATGTTCCGCGACCAGCGCCAGCTGCGGCGCCGGCTCGACGGGCTGCGTAGGCTGCGCGACCCGCAGCGGCGGGACGCGGCGCTGACCGAGATCACCGCTGACGTGGCGGCGGCCGAGGCCCGGCTGGAGCGGCGGCGGGGGGCGGTGCCGGCGATCACCTACCCGGCGCAGCTGCCGGTCAGCGAGCGCAAGGATGACATCGCCGCGGCGATCCGCGATCACCAGGTGGTGATCGTGGCCGGCGAGACGGGCTCGGGCAAGACGACCCAGTTGCCGAAGATCTGCCTGGAGCTGGGGCGGGGGGTGCACGGGCTGATCGGCCACACCCAGCCCCGGCGGCTGGCCGCCCGCACGGTCGCCGACCGGATCGCCGAGGAGCTGGGCGGCGAGCTGGGCGACGTGGTCGGCTACAAGGTGCGCTTCACCGACCAGGTCGGCGAGAACAGCCTGGTCAAGCTGATGACCGACGGCATCCTGCTGGCCGAGTTGCAGACCGACCGGATGCTCCGTCAGTACGATACGTTGATCATCGACGAGGCACACGAGCGCAGCCTCAACATCGACTTTATTCTCGGCTACCTCCGGCAGCTCCTGCCCCGCCGCCCCGACCTGAAGGTGATCATCACCTCGGCGACCATCGAGACCGACCGGTTCGCCCGGCACTTCGCCGGCCCGCCGACGGCCGAGCATCCCGACGGTGAGCCGGCCCCGGTGGTCGAGGTGTCCGGCCGCACCTACCCGGTCGAGGTGCGTTACCGGCCGCTGGTCGAGGTGACCGACGACGCCGACAGCGACGAGGAGAACGTCCGCGACCAGATCGAGGCGATCGGCGACGCCGTCGAGGAGCTGGCCACCGAGGGCCCGGGCGACATCCTGGTCTTCCTCAGCGGCGAGCGGGAGATCCGGGACACCGCCGACGCGCTCGGCAAGCTGGTCGGGAACCGGCCGGCGCTGCGCAACACCGAGATCCTGCCGCTGTACGCCCGGCTCAGCGTCGCCGAGCAGCACCGCGTCTTCGCCACGCACGGCGGGCGGCGGGTGGTGCTGGCCACCAACGTCGCGGAGACCTCGCTGACCGTCCCCGGCATCAAGTACGTGGTGGATCCCGGCACCGCCCGGATCTCCCGCTACTCGCAGCGGCTGAAGGTGCAGCGGCTACCCATCGAGCCGGTCTCCCAGGCCAGCGCCAACCAGCGCAAGGGCCGCTGCGGGCGTACCTCGGACGGCATCTGCATCCGGCTCTACGACGAGCAGGACTTCGCCGCCCGGCCCGAGTTCACCGACCCGGAGATCCTGCGTACCAACCTGGCCTCGGTCATCCTCCAGATGACCGCCATCGGCCTCGGCGACATCGCCGCCTTCCCGTTCATCGACCCGCCGGACCGCCGCAACATCACCGACGGCGTCAACCTGCTGCACGAACTGGGCGCGCTCGACGCGGCCGAGACCGACCCGGACCGCCGGCTCACCCCGCTCGGCCGGCGCCTGGCGCAGCTCCCGGTCGACCCCCGCCTGGCCCGGATGGTGCTGGCGGGCGAACGCAACGGCTGCGCGACCGAGGTGATGGTGATCGCCGCCGCGCTGTCGATCCAGGACCCCCGCGAGCGGCCGGCCGACAAGCAGGCCCAGGCCGACCAGGCACACGCCCGGTTCGCGGACAAGGAGTCCGACTTCGTCGCGTACCTCAATCTCTGGCGGCACCTGCGCGAGCAGCAGCGGGCGCTCTCCTCCAGCGCGTTCCGCCGGATGTGCCGGGCGGAGTATCTGAACTACCTGCGGGTCCGCGAGTGGCAGGACATCGTCAGCCAGTTGCGGCAGGTGTTGCGGACACCGAACGCGGACCTGCCCGAGGAGATCGACACGCCGAAGGTGCACCAGTCGCTGCTGCCCGGCCTGCTGTCGCACGTCGGTCTCAAGGACGCGCAGAAGCACGAGTACCTGGGCGCCCGAGGGGCGAAGTTCGCGCTCTTCCCGGGCTCGGCGCTGTTCCGCAAGCCGCCGCGCTGGGTGATGGCCGCCGAGCTGGTGGAGACCTCCCGCCTCTGGGGCCGGGTGAACGGGCGGATCGAGCCGGAGTGGGTCGAACCGCTGGCCCAGCACCTGGTCAAGCGCAGCTACAGCGAGCCGCACTGGGAGAAGAAGCAGGCGGCGGTGATGGCGTACGAGAAGGTCACCCTCTTCGGCGTGCCGCTGGTCACCTCCCGCAAGGTGAACTTCGGCCGGATCGACCCGGTGCTGAGCCGGGAACTGTTCATCCGGCACGCGCTGGTCGAGGGCGACTGGTCCACCCACCACCCGTTCTGGCGGGACAACCAGCGGCTGCTGACCGAGGTGGCGGAGCTGGAGAACCGGGCCCGGCGGCGCGACATCCTGGTCGACGACGAGACGATCTTCCAGTTCTACGACGAGCGGATCCCGGCCGAGGTGGTCTCCGGGCGGCACTTCGACAGCTGGTGGAAGCAGGCCCGGCGGGAGCGGCCGGAGCTGCTCACCTTCACCCGGGAGCTGCTGGTCAACGCGGGCCGGGGCGGGTGGGACGGGGCCGACTATCCCGACGAGTGGCGGGCCGACGGGGTGGCCCTGCCGCTGACGTACACCTTCGAGCCCGGCACCCCGACCGACGGCGTCACGGTGGACATCCCGCTGCCGTTGCTCAACCAGGTGCCGGCGGAGAGCTTCGACTGGCAGGTACCCGGGCTGCGCGAGGATCTCGTCATCGCGTTGATCCGCTCGCTGCCGAAGCCGGTGCGCCGCAACTTCGTGCCGGTGCCCGACTTCGCCCGCGCCGCGCTGGCCGCGATCACCCCCGGCGAGGAACCGCTGCTGGACGCGTTGACCCGCCAGTTGCGGCGGATGACCGGGGTGACCGTGCCCCGGGACGCCTGGGACGTCGGCAAGCTGCCGCCGCACCTGCGGGTCACCTTCCGGGTGCTCGGCGACGACGACCAACCGGTCGCCGAGGGCAAGGACCTGCCGGCCCTGCAACGTCAGCTCACCGCCGAGGTACGCCAGGTGGTGGCCGCCGCCGCGCCGGACGTGGCCCGCTCCGGGCTGACCGGCTGGGAGATCGGCACCCTGCCGCGCACCATCGAGCAGGTGCGGGCCGGATACGCGGTGACGGCGTACCCGGCGCTGGTGGACGAGGGTGCCACGGTCGGGGTGCGGGTGTTCGACTCACCGGCCGAGCAGGAGGCCGCCCACTGGGCGGGCACCCGGCGGCTGCTCCGGCTGACCGTGCCGTCGCCGGCGAAGTTCCTCCAGGGGCGGCTGTCCAACGAGGCGAAGCTGGCGCTCAGCCGCAACCCGCACGGCGGGGTGCAGGCGCTGATCGAGGACGCGGCCAGCGCGGCGATCGACAAGCTGATCAGCGACGCCGGCGGCCCGGTCTGGGACGCCGAGGGCTTCGCCGCGCTGCGGGAGAAGGTCCGGGCCGATCTGGTGGACACCGTGGTGGAGGTGATGGACCGGGTCCGGGCGGTGCTCGCCGCCGCGTACGGGGTGCAGCAGCGGCTCGGCGCGACGAAGAACCTGGCCGTGGTGGCCGCCCTCGCCGACATCCGCGGCCAGCTCACCGGCCTCGTCCACGCCGGGTTCGTCACCGAGGCCGGGTACGCCCGCCTGCCCGACCTGCTGCGCTACCTGACCGCGATCGAGCGTCGGTTGGACCGGCTGCCCGGCAACCCGGCCCGGGACAAGTCCCAGCAGGACCGCATCGCGGTGGTCCAGCGGGAGTACGACGAGATGCTCGCGGCGCTGCCCCCGGCCCGACGGTCCGCGACACCGGTACGGCAGATCCGCTGGATGATCGAGGAGTTGCGGGTGAACGTCTTCGCCCAGGCCCTGGGCACCCCGTACCCCGTCTCCGAACAACGCATCTACCGCGCCATGGACGACGCCGAGAGCGGCTAG
- a CDS encoding LysR family transcriptional regulator, with product MQLHQLRYFVAVAEVRHFTQAADIVGITQPSLSKQIHALEDALGAPLFERVRGNIALTAAGEVLLPLATRILADVETATREVQELVGLRRGRVRLGATPSLATSLAPPVLRRFRDAHPTVDLRVEEGGSQDLVRDLLRGDLDLALIIMPAQGTDPGLRADPILTESLVVASVDPVPTASASGELRITDLRGQPLVMFREGYDLRDATLQACRAAGFEPSLSVDGGEMDAVLSFVEAGLGIALVPGIVVARRPGIRVTRLAAPGVRRTIAVARRRDVVPTHAGRELRRILLDYVHTATATAELPPGVEPLP from the coding sequence ATGCAGCTCCATCAGCTGAGGTACTTCGTCGCGGTGGCCGAAGTGCGACATTTCACCCAAGCGGCCGACATCGTGGGCATCACCCAGCCCTCCTTGAGTAAGCAAATTCACGCGCTGGAGGATGCCCTGGGCGCCCCGCTCTTCGAGCGGGTAAGAGGGAACATCGCGCTCACCGCGGCAGGCGAGGTGCTGCTGCCGTTGGCCACCCGGATCCTGGCCGACGTCGAGACCGCCACCCGGGAGGTGCAGGAGCTGGTCGGCCTGCGGCGCGGCCGGGTACGCCTCGGCGCCACCCCCAGCCTCGCCACCTCGCTCGCCCCGCCGGTGCTGCGCCGGTTCCGCGACGCCCATCCCACCGTCGACCTGCGGGTGGAGGAGGGCGGCTCCCAGGACCTCGTCCGTGACCTGCTCCGGGGCGACCTGGACCTGGCGCTGATCATCATGCCCGCCCAGGGCACCGACCCCGGGCTGCGGGCCGACCCGATCCTGACCGAGAGCCTGGTGGTCGCCTCGGTCGACCCGGTGCCGACCGCCTCGGCCAGCGGCGAGTTGCGCATCACCGACCTGCGCGGCCAGCCCCTGGTGATGTTCCGCGAGGGCTACGACCTGCGCGACGCCACCCTCCAGGCATGCCGGGCTGCCGGCTTCGAACCGAGCCTCTCCGTCGACGGCGGGGAGATGGACGCCGTGCTCAGCTTCGTCGAGGCCGGGCTGGGCATCGCCCTGGTGCCCGGCATCGTGGTGGCTCGCCGGCCCGGCATCCGGGTCACCCGGCTGGCCGCCCCCGGCGTGCGCCGCACCATCGCCGTCGCCCGCCGCCGCGACGTGGTGCCCACCCACGCCGGCCGCGAACTACGCCGCATCCTGCTCGACTACGTCCACACCGCCACCGCCACCGCCGAACTTCCCCCCGGCGTCGAACCCCTGCCCTAG
- a CDS encoding succinate dehydrogenase cytochrome b subunit, with translation MVVTTRTRSPIRSNVGLKAVMAVTGILLVLFLIAHMLGNLKIFTGAMAFNHYAEWLREFGAPLLPSAGFLWIQRIGLLAAVLLHIWAATVLALRARAARPVRYAHRKKVRGSYAARTMRWGGVIILLFVIYHILDLTTGTLNPVGDPSRPYANVVADFAPARWYVTLFYTVAVVALGFHLRHGVFSALRSLGQQTPRGERRARVVALTFAVALCVGYLVVPFAVLTGLVS, from the coding sequence GTGGTAGTCACGACGCGCACGCGGTCGCCCATCCGATCGAATGTCGGCCTCAAGGCCGTCATGGCGGTGACGGGCATCCTCCTGGTGCTGTTCCTCATCGCCCACATGCTGGGCAACCTGAAGATCTTCACGGGTGCCATGGCGTTCAACCACTATGCGGAGTGGTTGCGCGAGTTCGGCGCCCCGCTGCTGCCGAGCGCCGGCTTCCTCTGGATCCAGCGGATCGGCCTGCTCGCCGCCGTACTGCTGCACATCTGGGCCGCCACGGTCCTCGCGCTGCGGGCCCGCGCCGCCCGACCGGTGCGCTACGCCCACCGCAAGAAGGTCCGCGGCAGCTACGCGGCCCGCACCATGCGCTGGGGCGGGGTGATCATCCTGCTCTTCGTGATCTACCACATCCTGGACCTGACCACCGGCACGCTGAACCCGGTCGGCGACCCGTCCCGGCCGTACGCCAACGTGGTCGCCGACTTCGCGCCGGCCCGCTGGTACGTCACGCTCTTCTACACCGTGGCGGTCGTCGCCCTCGGCTTCCACCTGCGGCACGGCGTGTTCAGCGCGCTGCGCAGCCTCGGCCAGCAGACCCCGCGCGGCGAGCGGCGTGCCCGGGTGGTGGCGCTGACCTTCGCCGTCGCGCTCTGCGTCGGCTATCTCGTGGTCCCGTTCGCCGTACTCACCGGATTGGTGTCCTGA
- a CDS encoding fumarate reductase/succinate dehydrogenase flavoprotein subunit: MDLFTEGDPIADARAPEGPIETRWERRRFEAKLVNPANRRKMTVIVVGTGLAGGSAAATLAEQGYRVKSYCYQDSPRRAHSIAAQGGINAAKNYRNDGDSVHRLFYDTVKGGDFRSRESNVHRLAEVSVNIIDQCVAQGVPFAREYGGLLDTRSFGGAQVQRTFYARGQTGQQLLLGAYQALERQIGLGNVEMNARHEMLELIVIDGKARGIVVRDMVTGEITTEFADAVVLASGGYGNVFYLSTNAKGCNVTATWRAHRKGAYFANPCYTQIHPTCIPVSGDHQSKLTLMSESLRNDGRVWVPLAKGDDRNPKDVPEDERDYYLERIYPSFGNLVPRDIASRAAKAVCDQGRGVGPGGLGVYLDFADAIQRLGRKAVEAKYGNLFEMYERITGEDPYEVPMRIYPAVHYTMGGLWVDYDLQSSIPGLFVIGEANFSDHGANRLGASALMQGLADGYFVLPNTIANYLAAGPFEKIDGSHPAAVEARRDVEDRIQRLLAVNGDRTVDSFHRELGQIMWEHCGMERSEAGLRKAIDEIRALRDQFWQRVRVLGDGDGLNQSLEKAGRVADFFELAELMCIDALHREESCGGHFRAEHQTPDGEAQRDDERFTYVAAWEFTATGEPSVLHKEDLHFEYVHPTQRSYK, encoded by the coding sequence ATGGATCTGTTCACCGAGGGCGACCCGATCGCCGACGCCCGGGCTCCCGAGGGGCCGATCGAGACCCGCTGGGAACGCCGCCGCTTCGAGGCCAAGCTGGTCAACCCGGCCAACCGCCGCAAGATGACGGTGATCGTGGTCGGCACCGGGCTGGCCGGTGGCTCCGCCGCCGCCACGCTCGCCGAGCAGGGCTACCGGGTCAAGTCGTACTGCTACCAGGACAGCCCCCGCCGGGCCCACTCGATCGCCGCGCAGGGTGGCATCAACGCCGCCAAGAACTACCGCAACGACGGCGACTCGGTGCACCGACTCTTCTACGACACCGTCAAGGGCGGCGACTTCCGCTCCCGGGAGTCGAACGTGCACCGGCTGGCCGAGGTCTCCGTCAACATCATCGACCAGTGCGTCGCCCAGGGCGTGCCGTTCGCCCGCGAGTACGGCGGCCTGCTGGACACCCGCTCGTTCGGCGGCGCCCAGGTGCAGCGCACCTTCTACGCCCGAGGGCAGACGGGCCAGCAGCTGCTGCTCGGCGCGTACCAGGCCCTGGAGCGGCAGATCGGCCTGGGCAACGTGGAGATGAACGCCCGGCACGAGATGCTGGAGCTGATCGTCATCGACGGCAAGGCGCGGGGCATCGTGGTCCGGGACATGGTCACCGGTGAGATCACCACGGAGTTCGCCGACGCGGTGGTGCTCGCCTCCGGTGGCTACGGCAACGTCTTCTACCTCTCCACCAACGCCAAGGGCTGCAACGTCACCGCCACCTGGCGGGCGCACCGCAAGGGCGCGTACTTCGCGAACCCCTGCTACACGCAGATCCACCCGACCTGCATCCCGGTCTCCGGCGACCACCAGTCGAAGCTGACCCTGATGAGCGAGTCGCTGCGCAACGACGGCCGGGTGTGGGTGCCGTTGGCCAAGGGCGACGACCGCAACCCGAAGGACGTACCCGAGGACGAGCGGGACTACTACCTGGAGCGGATCTACCCCTCCTTCGGCAACCTGGTCCCCCGGGACATCGCCTCCCGGGCCGCCAAGGCGGTGTGCGACCAGGGGCGCGGCGTCGGCCCCGGTGGGCTCGGCGTCTACCTCGACTTCGCCGACGCCATCCAGCGACTGGGCCGCAAGGCCGTCGAGGCCAAGTACGGAAACCTCTTCGAGATGTACGAGCGGATCACCGGCGAGGACCCGTACGAGGTGCCGATGCGGATCTACCCCGCCGTGCACTACACGATGGGCGGCCTCTGGGTCGACTACGACCTCCAGTCGAGCATCCCCGGCCTCTTTGTCATCGGCGAGGCGAACTTCTCCGACCACGGCGCGAACCGGCTCGGCGCCTCCGCGCTGATGCAGGGCCTCGCCGACGGCTACTTCGTGCTGCCCAACACGATCGCCAACTACCTGGCCGCCGGCCCGTTCGAGAAGATCGACGGCAGCCACCCGGCGGCGGTCGAGGCGCGCCGCGACGTAGAGGACCGCATCCAGCGGCTGCTGGCGGTCAACGGCGACCGGACGGTCGACTCGTTCCACCGCGAGCTGGGCCAGATCATGTGGGAGCACTGCGGCATGGAGCGCTCCGAGGCCGGGCTGCGCAAGGCGATCGACGAGATCCGCGCGCTACGCGACCAGTTCTGGCAGCGGGTCCGGGTGCTCGGCGACGGCGACGGGCTCAACCAGTCGCTGGAGAAGGCCGGCCGGGTGGCCGACTTCTTCGAGTTGGCCGAGCTGATGTGCATCGACGCCCTGCACCGCGAGGAGTCCTGCGGCGGCCACTTCCGGGCCGAGCACCAGACGCCCGACGGGGAGGCCCAACGCGACGACGAGCGCTTCACGTACGTCGCGGCCTGGGAGTTCACCGCCACCGGCGAGCCCTCGGTGCTGCACAAGGAAGACCTGCACTTCGAATACGTCCACCCCACGCAGCGGAGCTACAAGTGA
- a CDS encoding succinate dehydrogenase/fumarate reductase iron-sulfur subunit, with protein MNLTLRIWRQSGPEDKGRMVTYQVDDVSPDMSFLEMLDVLNERLILSGEEPVAFDHDCREGICGMCGLMINGDAHGPQRGTTACQLHMRQFSDGDTIDIEPWRARAFPVIKDLVVDRNAFDKIIAAGGYITAPTGSAPEAHSVPVAKANADSAFESAACIGCGACVAACPNGSGMLFTAAKVTQLSLLPQGQPERYTRVIGMVDAHDEAGFGGCTNAGECTVVCPKGIPLTTIGRLNRDYLAATTKRGDTPGT; from the coding sequence GTGAACCTGACCCTGCGCATCTGGCGCCAGTCCGGCCCCGAGGACAAGGGTCGGATGGTGACCTACCAGGTCGACGACGTCTCCCCGGACATGTCGTTCCTGGAGATGCTCGACGTGCTCAACGAGCGGCTCATCCTCTCCGGCGAGGAGCCGGTCGCCTTCGACCACGACTGCCGCGAGGGCATCTGCGGCATGTGCGGCCTGATGATCAACGGCGACGCGCACGGCCCGCAGCGCGGCACCACCGCCTGCCAGCTGCACATGCGGCAGTTCTCCGACGGCGACACGATCGACATCGAGCCGTGGCGGGCGCGGGCCTTCCCGGTCATCAAGGACCTGGTGGTCGACCGCAACGCCTTCGACAAGATCATCGCTGCCGGCGGGTACATCACCGCGCCCACCGGCAGCGCCCCGGAGGCGCACTCCGTGCCGGTGGCCAAGGCCAACGCGGACTCCGCCTTCGAGTCGGCCGCCTGCATCGGCTGCGGCGCCTGCGTGGCCGCCTGCCCGAACGGCTCCGGGATGCTGTTCACCGCCGCCAAGGTCACCCAGCTGTCGCTGCTGCCGCAGGGCCAGCCGGAGCGCTACACCCGGGTGATCGGCATGGTCGACGCGCACGACGAGGCCGGCTTCGGTGGCTGCACCAACGCCGGCGAGTGCACCGTGGTCTGCCCGAAGGGCATCCCGCTGACCACCATCGGCCGGTTGAACCGCGACTACCTGGCGGCGACCACCAAGCGCGGCGACACCCCCGGCACCTGA
- a CDS encoding serine hydrolase yields the protein MTIRMNRRTAIGLGTVATAGTVLGTAVPAAADPGGEAAEADPRGVDRSRVAARIAAVYRRESGRAGGNWQAYVSVAGAGGPLVAVSESADLRIEAYSVNKIAVAVAVLDKVDRGLLALDQQVEVTAEIVVPGGDGIFSLDGAHPSLVTLGHVLANLLTVSDDTAVRLCGLVCPAAEVNQILVTKGFPNTQVQPVANPNRFFLGTSTPRETHDLLRALVGGTLLSPASTDVVLRLLRSPVAFTDGVRREMSSAERARIATKAGWFVDARHEAGVIFDTAGAPLVTYALFADGQAGADDFGATHPAVQARARWGRRALDLTDGLGGSGTARRGHPYRPSNGG from the coding sequence GTGACCATCCGGATGAACCGCAGGACCGCGATCGGCCTGGGCACCGTGGCGACGGCCGGCACCGTGCTCGGCACCGCGGTGCCCGCCGCCGCTGACCCCGGCGGCGAGGCCGCCGAGGCCGACCCGCGCGGCGTGGACCGCAGCCGGGTCGCGGCCCGGATCGCGGCCGTCTACCGGCGAGAGAGCGGCCGGGCCGGCGGCAACTGGCAGGCGTACGTCAGCGTCGCCGGCGCGGGCGGGCCCCTGGTCGCGGTGAGCGAGTCGGCGGACCTGCGGATCGAGGCGTACAGCGTCAACAAGATCGCCGTGGCCGTCGCGGTGCTGGACAAGGTCGACCGGGGCCTGCTCGCGCTCGACCAGCAGGTGGAGGTGACCGCCGAGATCGTCGTACCGGGCGGCGACGGCATCTTCAGCCTGGACGGCGCCCACCCCAGCCTGGTCACCCTCGGCCACGTGCTGGCGAACCTGCTGACCGTCTCCGACGACACCGCGGTCCGGCTCTGCGGGCTGGTCTGCCCGGCCGCCGAGGTCAACCAGATCCTGGTCACGAAGGGCTTCCCGAACACGCAGGTGCAGCCGGTGGCCAACCCGAACCGCTTCTTCCTGGGCACCAGCACCCCGCGGGAGACCCACGACCTGCTCCGAGCGCTGGTCGGCGGCACGCTGCTCTCCCCCGCCTCGACCGATGTGGTGCTGCGGCTGCTGCGCTCGCCGGTGGCGTTCACCGACGGCGTACGGCGGGAGATGTCCTCCGCCGAGCGGGCCCGGATCGCCACCAAGGCCGGCTGGTTCGTCGACGCCCGGCACGAGGCCGGCGTGATCTTCGACACCGCCGGGGCGCCCCTGGTGACGTACGCCCTCTTCGCCGACGGCCAGGCCGGCGCGGACGACTTCGGCGCCACCCACCCGGCGGTGCAGGCCCGGGCCCGGTGGGGCCGCCGGGCGCTGGATCTCACCGACGGCCTGGGCGGCAGCGGCACCGCCCGGCGCGGGCATCCGTACCGCCCCAGCAACGGCGGCTGA
- a CDS encoding MBL fold metallo-hydrolase has protein sequence MREPKEPKEPTGQSSGRRISGSVAGLAAVAGLAGLAWAARDVPAALGGRLAGARAERAARSPQFRDGTFHNRADTRTMVPAPDRNLLRELIFGEQKRRPTAPVPLVRPAAETRIDPARELNVVWYGHASTLIEIEGRRVLLDPVWSDRCSPTAAVGPRRLHEPPVRLDELPRLDAILISHDHYDHLDMATVRELTARQSAPFLVPLGVGAHLDRWGVPAERIIELDWSQTHRVAELEITCTAAQHFSGRGLRRNGTLWSSWVVAGQQRRVYYTGDSGYFGGYAEIGAAHGPFDVTLMQIGAYDRAWPGIHMFPEEAVTAHLDLRGGLFVPVHWATFNLALHDWSEPVDRLWAEAKARDVRLAVPRPGERVVVDDPPPVDGWWQAVA, from the coding sequence ATGCGGGAGCCGAAGGAGCCGAAGGAGCCGACGGGGCAGTCGAGTGGGCGACGGATCAGCGGATCGGTGGCCGGCCTGGCCGCGGTGGCCGGGCTCGCCGGCCTGGCCTGGGCGGCCCGGGACGTGCCGGCCGCGCTCGGCGGCCGGCTGGCCGGCGCGCGGGCCGAACGGGCGGCCCGGTCGCCGCAGTTCCGCGACGGCACGTTCCACAACCGGGCGGACACCCGCACGATGGTCCCCGCTCCCGACCGTAACCTGCTCCGCGAGTTGATCTTCGGCGAGCAGAAGCGGCGACCGACCGCCCCGGTGCCGCTGGTCCGGCCCGCCGCCGAGACCCGGATCGACCCGGCGCGCGAGCTGAACGTCGTCTGGTACGGCCACGCGTCGACCCTGATCGAGATCGAGGGCCGGCGGGTGCTGCTCGACCCGGTGTGGAGCGACCGGTGTTCCCCGACGGCGGCCGTCGGTCCGCGCCGGCTGCACGAGCCGCCGGTACGCCTCGACGAGCTGCCCCGCCTCGACGCGATCCTGATCTCGCACGACCACTACGACCACCTCGACATGGCCACGGTACGGGAGCTGACCGCCCGGCAGTCGGCACCGTTCCTGGTGCCGCTCGGGGTCGGCGCCCACCTCGACCGCTGGGGAGTCCCGGCCGAGCGGATCATCGAGCTGGACTGGTCGCAGACCCACCGGGTGGCCGAGCTGGAGATCACCTGCACCGCCGCCCAGCACTTCTCCGGCCGGGGGCTGCGCCGCAACGGCACCCTGTGGAGTTCCTGGGTGGTGGCTGGGCAGCAGCGCCGGGTCTACTACACCGGGGATTCCGGCTACTTCGGCGGGTACGCCGAGATCGGCGCCGCGCACGGGCCGTTCGACGTGACGCTGATGCAGATCGGCGCGTACGACCGGGCCTGGCCGGGCATCCACATGTTCCCGGAGGAGGCCGTCACCGCCCACCTGGACCTGCGCGGCGGACTGTTCGTGCCGGTGCACTGGGCGACGTTCAACCTCGCCCTGCACGACTGGTCCGAGCCGGTGGACCGGCTGTGGGCGGAGGCCAAGGCCCGCGACGTCCGGCTGGCCGTGCCCCGCCCCGGCGAGCGGGTGGTGGTCGACGACCCGCCGCCGGTGGACGGCTGGTGGCAGGCCGTCGCCTGA